The Cardinium endosymbiont cEper1 of Encarsia pergandiella nucleotide sequence TAAGTATTAGCTTACCTTTGGTGCCATTTTGTTTTAGCATGACACCAATTTTTATGATCCCTAGTTTTGTACTCACTTATACAAAGATGCTCAATCAACTTTTTACCAGAATTTTTACTTCAAAAAAAGAAAAACAACTCCGTTTTTATAAGCAAAAAGTAGAAGAAATCAACCAAATTTATACATTGTTACAGTCTCTTTCCCATGATGCATTACGGGAAAAAGTTACAGCGATTCGTCAAGAGATAGCTGCCCATTTACAGCCTATTAGGTCTGAAATGGAACAACTCAATAAATCAGCGGATGAACCATTGACCGATGCTTTGGCTATAGCTAACATAAGGATCGACCAATATAAACGATTAGAGCAGTTAAAAAAGCAACACAAAGCAGCATTGGCCACCATTTTAGATCAAGTATTGCCACCTGTTTTTGCCATTGTAAAAGAGACCGCGCGCCGTTTTAGAGATCATAGCGCCTTAAGCGTGTCGTTGCATCCGCATGATCAAGCCATTGCGGCCAGTAAGTCTTATGTGACCATAGAGGGCGATAAAGCCATTTGGCACAATCAATGGCAGGTAAGTGGCCATAGGGTTGTTTGGGAAATGGTACACTACGATGTCCAATTGATAGGCGGAATGGTTTTACACCAAGGAAAAATAGCTGAAATGGCTACAGGCGAAGGTAAGACCTTGATTACAACCTTAGCTGCCTTTTTAAATGCATTAAGCCATCAAGGGGTTCATGTGGTTACCGTCAATGATTACTTGGCCAAAAGAGATGCGGAATGGATGGCACCTATTTTTGAATTTCATGGTTTTACAGTGGATTGTATAGATAACTATATGGCCTACTCTATTGGACGCCAACGTGCCTATCAGGCAGATATTATATTTGGTACCAATAATGAATTTGGCTTTGACTACCTTAGAGATAATATGGTAACAGATGCTAGCGATTTGGTACAACGTGCACACTATTTTGCTATTGTAGATGAGGTTGATTCTGTACTTATTGATGATGCTAGAACACCGCTTATTATTTCAGGTCCCGTAGAAGAGAGTGATGAGCATATTTATAAAGAGTTGGCGCCTAAGATTGCACAATTGTATACACTACAAAAGCAACTAGTGATTAAGCTGCTACAAGAAGCCAAGCAAAAAATAAAAGAAGGCGACATAGAAGCAGGAGGACTTGCCCTTTTTCGTGCCTACAGAGGCTTGCCTAGATATAAACCTTTAATTAAATTCCTTAGTGAAAAAGGCATGCGTCAGATCTTAGATAAGATAGAATCTTACTACATACAAGAAAATGCTAAGATGATGCCTCAAGCCGACGAACCTCTTTTCTTTTCGATTGATGAAAGAAACAACAATGTTGAAATCACTGAAAAAGGGTTGGCTTATTTAACGGAGCAAGAAAAAGATTCTTCCTTTTTTATATTACCAGATGTAGCAGCCCATATTGGAGCTATTGAAAACGACACGACCTTAACCTATGAAGAAAGCATTGCGCAGCGTTCTTATTTTCAACAAGCCTATAAGGTAAAAGCACAACGGATTCATGCCTTGCATCAATTATTAAAAGCCTATTCTTTATTTGAGAAGGATGTGGCCTATATTGTAGCTGAAGGGAAGGTAAAAATTGTAGATGAACAAACCGGTCGGGTATTAGAGGGTCGTAGATATTCAGATGGTCTACATCAAGCCTTAGAAGCAAAAGAGGGGGTTCATATTGAGAAACCTTCTCAGACCTATGCCTCTATTACCCTTCAAAGCTACTTCCATATGTATGATAAGCTAGCCGGTATGACGGGTACAGCTGAAACAGATTCAGAAGAATTTTGGGATATTTATGGTCTTGCGGTAGTACCTGTTCCAACCCATAGGCCATTGTTACGGGAAGACAGGGAAGATAAAATTTACAAAACAGCACGAGAAAAATTTAATGCCATCATTGAAGAAATTGTCGCCTTATCTACTCAAGGACGACCAGTTTTAGTGGGTACTACTTCAGTAGAAATATCTGAATTAGTGAGTAAAATGCTTGATTTCCGCAAAATTTCTCATCAAATTTTAAATGCAAAACATCATCAAAAAGAAGCAGAAATAGTGGCACAAGCCGGTATGGCGGGTACGGTTACGATTGCCACCAATATGGCAGGTCGTGGTACCGATATTAAATTGACCCAAGCTTCAAAAGTAGCCGGTGGGTTGGCTATTATTGGTACGGAACGTCATGAGTCCAGGCGTGTAGATAGACAGTTGCGTGGCCGTTCTGGACGACAAGGCGATCCAGGTTCTTCTCAATTTTTTCTTTCCTTAGAGGATAATTTAATGCGTCTCTTTGGTTCTGATAGAATTGCGGCTATAATGGATAGAATTGGTTTGGAAGAGGGAGAAGTTATTCAGCATAGCATGGTCAGTAGATCTATTGAAAGGGCACAAAAAAAAGTAGAACAGAATAACTTTGCTATGCGCAAACGTTTGTTAGAGTATGACCGTGAGATGGGTACCCATCGCAATGCCGTCTACCAGAGACGGACCCATGCTTTATTAGGCGAAGGCGTTGAAGTGGATATTATGAATATGCTCTACGATACGGTAACCAATATTATAGAGCATGAAAATAGTAAACTAGAGGCAAGCGCTCTAAATCCTATTTTTTTCGCTGTATTTGGCATTTTAGATGCTTTTTCAACATCATTTTTTGTAGGTAAGAAAAAAGAAGCCCTTATAGAAGCTATCTATCAGCGGTTGACAACGCTATATTACGAACGCATGACCACATTGCAAGAAGAGCTGTTTTCCTATTTTAAGCAGTCCATTGTAGGCAGTAATCATCACTTGGAAGCTCCTTTTTTTGACGGTAAAATTTATATTAACGCCACGGTTGATCCTGTTACTTTTATGGCTTCTCGTGGAAGAAAATTAGTTAAAAATTTAGAATGCATCGTTGTGCTTCATGTAATTGATCAACATTGGAAAAGTCATTTGCGCACTATGGACGATTTAAAACAGTCGGTGCAAAATGCTATTTATGAGCGGCAAGACCCTATTATAACCTTTAAGTTTGAAGCTTACCATTTATTTAGAAAATTTATGGCTACGGTAAGTCAAGAAATTATTGCTTTTTTGTTTCATGCTCCGCTTTATGTACAGTTGCCATTGAAGAAGGTTATGGAAGACCCATTGGATAAAAAGGAATAGATAAATTGATAATCAGCAATAAATTAAAAAAGTAAAACCACCCAGTAGTGGCTTTACCTTTTCTTATCAATTGATTTAAAAATTTTGTGCATAGGCTATTTTCGTATTAATATGAGTCGTCTAGGAGTAGGCGTAATCGAAGCATCAACAGCTGCTGAGCCTTCTTTTCTCTAAGCGCAGTCCTGAATCTGCTTAATACACTATGATCTGGAACTAAATTATCCATTCTGGATGGGCCTGTATTAAGCCTTCAACATCTACTATATTACCATTTACCGATGCCTCCATTAGGGGTGTCACCCCATATGGCCCTTTTTTATTTATAGTATCGCTATTCCAAATGAGCCAACTGGCTTGGTAGATCTATACAACGCTGCTTTATATTTTACTAGCCTTATCCATAGCTTGGGCAATTTTTGCTTTAATATCTGCTTCTATTTTCTTAAATAGTTCTGGATGGCCATTTAAGAGCTCCTTGCTGGCCTCTCTTCCTTGGGCGAGTTTATGATCTTCGTAGGAAAACCAGGATCCAGCTTTTTTCACTATACCCAATTCTACACCAATATCAATAAGTTCACCAACTTTAGAAATGCCTTCTCCATAGACAATGTCAAACTCAACCACTCGAAAAGGAGGTGCTACTTTGTTTTTTACAATCTTAACCCGGGTGCGTTTCCCTAATACCCTTCCATCACTCTCCTTTAGTGCGGTTATACTACGAATATCCAGGCGAACAGAGGCATAAAATTTTAATGCGTTGCCACCTGTAGTGGTTTCTGGGTTACCAAATAGCACACCAATTTTTTCCCTAAGTTGATTGATAAAAATGCAAGCACATCCTGTTTTATTAATCGTTCCGGTAAGTTTGCGCAAAGCTTGTGACATCAAACGTGCCTGTAATCCCATTTTGCTATCACCCATGTCCCCCTCTAGTTCACTACGTGGCACTAGTGCGGCTACAGAATCAACAACTAAGATGTCTATGCTACCAGAACGAATCAGATGTTCGGCTATTTCTAGCGCTTGTTCCCCATCATCTGGTTGGGCGATAAGCAAATTTTCTGTATCTATACCCAAACGCTCGGCATAGGTTTTATCAAAAGCATGTTCGGCATCAATAAATGCAGCTAACCCACCTTTCTTTTGCGCCTCTGCAATACAGTGTAAAGAAAGTGTCGTTTTTCCAGAAGATTCTGGTCCATAAATTTCAATAATTCTTCCACGTGGTATCCCACCTACGCCTAGCGCCAGGTCTAAACCCAGAGAGCCTGTGGAAATGACTGGAATATCTACCACATGATTGTCACTTAATCGCATAACTGCTCCCCGGCCATATGTTTTTTCTAACTTGTCAATGGTGATTTGTAACGCTTTTAATTTTTCTGTATGATCCGTCATAGTCTAAGTTTAAAAAAATAAAAAATTCCTAAATTTTTTAGTAGTTTAATGGTATGTGTATCAACAACGCCATTTCCAGTTAAGGCAATAATAGATGATCAATAGGATGTAATCGTCAAGTAAGCCAATAGATCCTTAAACATACTACATTTATGTGACATCCCATCATGATAGCGGTACTTTGTATTGAAGCTATAAGTGTTGTATTATATCTTGTACCTTTGGTAGGTCTTCAAATTTTCATTCTAAATATAAGGTCTTGAAAACGTATTGCTTAGACAAGCAAAAGCTGATTATACAATTTATTTTATATCTATTGCTATCTATTTATGCAAGCTTCTTGCATGCATTTGTTGGTAAATCTGTACCCATTAAAGAAGTAATTATAGGCGTCAACCATATACATAAAAAGGCATTGCAGAAACATTCTATTTACCACCCCTACACTACTTTTTTAGCCATGCCCATTAAAAAATGGCTTTATCAGTGGGGTAATCACCATTTTAATCTTGAAAAGATAAAAAATGAGCGTGCCTCTATTGAAGCAACTTATGGCTACCGAATCCGTACAGCCGCCAGTGAAAAAGAAAAAATTAAACTTATGGCCAAACGGGATAAAGCTATTAAACGAAAAGACAATCTAGCGGCAAATGGGAACCGTCTCATGCGTATGGGTGAAAAACCCTTATACTATGATCCAATCTATGTGCACCATAATGAAAAAATATTTTTAAACTATCTCCATTCCAAAGGCTATTTAGATGCTGAGATTACTACTAAAACTGATTGGCAAAAATCAAGTATACGTGTGACCTATTACATAAAGCCAAAAAATTTATATAAAATTATTTCAACCAAGTTACAAGCAAGCGATCAAATAATCCGCACCCTATTGGCCAACCATAGTAGTGAAAGTTTGATTAAAATAGGCGATCCTTATGCTTATCAAAATTTTGTCAACGAGCAAGAACGTATTCTAAACCTATTGTCAGATAATGGTTATTTTGAATTTAATGAACAATATGTGCACTTTATAGCTGATCGATCAGACCGTGACCATACCATAGCGGTAACTACTGTAGTAGATCTCCCCGATCCTAAAATGGTCTACCATAAAACAAAAATAGGACGTATTGTAGTGGATTTAACGACTCAAAAGGATCACGCTTCGGGTACAACCTGTCTGCTAACCAAAGTATGTCAAGATCTTTATTTTTTAGTTCCATCAGATGGATATCCCTTAGATGACATAGCCACTAAAATACCGCTTCGACCTGGAGATTTGTACAACAAAAGTAAGATTTTAGAAACCTATGAGCGGCTCCATCGAATTGCTATATT carries:
- the secA gene encoding preprotein translocase subunit SecA; translation: MIPSFVLTYTKMLNQLFTRIFTSKKEKQLRFYKQKVEEINQIYTLLQSLSHDALREKVTAIRQEIAAHLQPIRSEMEQLNKSADEPLTDALAIANIRIDQYKRLEQLKKQHKAALATILDQVLPPVFAIVKETARRFRDHSALSVSLHPHDQAIAASKSYVTIEGDKAIWHNQWQVSGHRVVWEMVHYDVQLIGGMVLHQGKIAEMATGEGKTLITTLAAFLNALSHQGVHVVTVNDYLAKRDAEWMAPIFEFHGFTVDCIDNYMAYSIGRQRAYQADIIFGTNNEFGFDYLRDNMVTDASDLVQRAHYFAIVDEVDSVLIDDARTPLIISGPVEESDEHIYKELAPKIAQLYTLQKQLVIKLLQEAKQKIKEGDIEAGGLALFRAYRGLPRYKPLIKFLSEKGMRQILDKIESYYIQENAKMMPQADEPLFFSIDERNNNVEITEKGLAYLTEQEKDSSFFILPDVAAHIGAIENDTTLTYEESIAQRSYFQQAYKVKAQRIHALHQLLKAYSLFEKDVAYIVAEGKVKIVDEQTGRVLEGRRYSDGLHQALEAKEGVHIEKPSQTYASITLQSYFHMYDKLAGMTGTAETDSEEFWDIYGLAVVPVPTHRPLLREDREDKIYKTAREKFNAIIEEIVALSTQGRPVLVGTTSVEISELVSKMLDFRKISHQILNAKHHQKEAEIVAQAGMAGTVTIATNMAGRGTDIKLTQASKVAGGLAIIGTERHESRRVDRQLRGRSGRQGDPGSSQFFLSLEDNLMRLFGSDRIAAIMDRIGLEEGEVIQHSMVSRSIERAQKKVEQNNFAMRKRLLEYDREMGTHRNAVYQRRTHALLGEGVEVDIMNMLYDTVTNIIEHENSKLEASALNPIFFAVFGILDAFSTSFFVGKKKEALIEAIYQRLTTLYYERMTTLQEELFSYFKQSIVGSNHHLEAPFFDGKIYINATVDPVTFMASRGRKLVKNLECIVVLHVIDQHWKSHLRTMDDLKQSVQNAIYERQDPIITFKFEAYHLFRKFMATVSQEIIAFLFHAPLYVQLPLKKVMEDPLDKKE
- the recA gene encoding recombinase RecA, producing MTDHTEKLKALQITIDKLEKTYGRGAVMRLSDNHVVDIPVISTGSLGLDLALGVGGIPRGRIIEIYGPESSGKTTLSLHCIAEAQKKGGLAAFIDAEHAFDKTYAERLGIDTENLLIAQPDDGEQALEIAEHLIRSGSIDILVVDSVAALVPRSELEGDMGDSKMGLQARLMSQALRKLTGTINKTGCACIFINQLREKIGVLFGNPETTTGGNALKFYASVRLDIRSITALKESDGRVLGKRTRVKIVKNKVAPPFRVVEFDIVYGEGISKVGELIDIGVELGIVKKAGSWFSYEDHKLAQGREASKELLNGHPELFKKIEADIKAKIAQAMDKASKI